In Acidobacteriota bacterium, the following proteins share a genomic window:
- a CDS encoding glutamine--tRNA ligase/YqeY domain fusion protein: MTDPIKPATETPAAEPKPSNFIRDIIIRDLEAKKFGEAAIQTRFPPEPNGYLHIGHAKAICLDFGLADEFGGKTNLRFDDTNPEKEEQEYVDSIMADVRWLGFEWEGLFYASDYFGQLHDWAVELIKKGKAYVDDLTAGQIREYRGTLTSSGTNSPYRDRPVAENLDLFERMRKGEFPNGAKVLRAKIDMAAPNINLRDPVMYRILHAEHHRTGTKWCIYPMYDYAHGQSDSLERVTHSMCTLEFADHQPLYRWYIEQLGIFPAQQIEFDRLNLTYTLLSKRKLLQLVQEKRVTGWDDPRMPTLSGIRRRGYTPEAVRTFVGAVGVSRTNGTTDFAMLEHFVREDLNQRARRAMAVLLPLKLVIDNYPEGQVEEMDAVNNPEDAAAGSRKVPFARELYIEQDDFKEDPPKGYYRLSPGREVRLRYGYFVTATSVVKNAQGEVVEVHATYDPATRGGNNPPDGRKVKATIHWVSAQHAVGAEVEVRLYDKLFTKPDPNQVEEGQDFTANLNPQSLEVVSGAKLEPALAGAKPGERFQFERLGYFCVDPETKPGKLVFNRTVALKDSWAKAEKRNQ; this comes from the coding sequence ATGACCGATCCCATCAAACCCGCGACCGAGACGCCGGCCGCCGAGCCGAAGCCCTCGAACTTCATTCGCGACATCATCATCCGCGATCTCGAAGCGAAGAAGTTTGGCGAGGCCGCCATCCAGACGCGCTTTCCTCCCGAGCCCAACGGATATCTCCACATCGGGCACGCCAAGGCCATCTGCCTGGACTTTGGGCTCGCCGACGAATTCGGCGGCAAGACCAACCTGCGCTTCGACGACACCAATCCGGAAAAAGAAGAGCAGGAGTACGTGGACTCGATCATGGCCGATGTTCGCTGGCTCGGCTTCGAGTGGGAGGGCTTGTTCTACGCCTCCGACTACTTCGGCCAGCTGCATGACTGGGCGGTGGAGCTCATCAAGAAGGGCAAAGCCTACGTGGACGACCTTACCGCCGGCCAGATCCGCGAGTATCGTGGGACGCTGACTTCGTCCGGAACGAACAGCCCGTATCGCGACCGGCCGGTCGCAGAGAACCTCGACCTGTTCGAACGCATGCGCAAGGGCGAGTTCCCCAACGGCGCGAAGGTGCTGCGCGCCAAGATCGACATGGCCGCGCCCAACATCAACCTGCGCGACCCGGTGATGTACCGTATCCTGCACGCCGAGCATCATCGGACGGGCACGAAGTGGTGCATCTATCCGATGTACGACTACGCGCACGGGCAGTCCGATTCGCTCGAGCGTGTGACGCATTCGATGTGTACGCTCGAGTTTGCCGACCATCAGCCGCTCTACCGGTGGTACATCGAGCAGCTCGGCATCTTCCCTGCGCAGCAGATCGAGTTCGACCGGCTGAACCTCACCTACACGCTGCTCAGCAAGCGCAAGCTGCTGCAGCTGGTGCAGGAGAAGCGCGTCACCGGCTGGGATGATCCGCGCATGCCCACGCTGAGCGGCATCCGCCGGCGCGGCTACACGCCGGAGGCCGTCCGCACGTTCGTGGGCGCGGTCGGCGTCTCGCGAACGAACGGCACCACGGACTTCGCCATGCTCGAGCACTTCGTCCGCGAAGACCTGAACCAGCGCGCGCGGCGGGCGATGGCGGTGCTGCTTCCACTGAAGCTGGTCATCGACAATTATCCCGAGGGCCAGGTCGAGGAGATGGACGCGGTCAACAATCCCGAAGACGCCGCTGCCGGGTCGCGCAAAGTGCCATTCGCGCGCGAGCTCTACATCGAGCAAGACGATTTCAAAGAAGACCCGCCCAAGGGCTACTACCGCCTCTCTCCCGGACGCGAGGTGCGCCTGCGCTATGGATATTTCGTCACCGCGACCAGCGTGGTGAAGAATGCGCAAGGCGAGGTGGTCGAAGTCCACGCAACCTACGATCCGGCGACGCGCGGCGGCAACAATCCGCCCGACGGACGCAAGGTGAAGGCGACCATCCATTGGGTGTCGGCACAGCACGCGGTCGGGGCTGAGGTCGAAGTTCGGCTCTACGACAAGCTCTTCACCAAGCCTGATCCAAACCAGGTCGAGGAAGGCCAGGACTTCACCGCGAATCTGAATCCGCAGTCGCTCGAGGTCGTCTCCGGCGCCAAGCTCGAGCCCGCGCTCGCGGGCGCGAAGCCGGGTGAGCGCTTCCAGTTCGAGCGCCTGGGATACTTCTGCGTGGACCCCGAAACAAAGCCCGGTAAGCTGGTGTTCAATCGTACGGTGGCGCTGAAAGACAGTTGGGCGAAGGCGGAGAAGCGCAACCAGTAA
- a CDS encoding TlpA family protein disulfide reductase gives MKRNSIVMVVVILTVAGMLVMGRRMARQSSFGLAPQAATLPADVKGAVAPDFQLKSLSDSQGKPVKLSGYRGKAVVLNFWATWCGPCKIEMPWFAELQKQYGPQGLEVVGVAQDDASEDTIRQFARETGADYTILQGGNAIGDAYGAQFLPTTIYIGRDGKIIDKVVGLVSKSEIEDNIKKALATKGTATP, from the coding sequence GTGAAGCGCAACTCCATCGTGATGGTCGTCGTGATCCTCACCGTCGCCGGCATGCTCGTGATGGGCCGTCGCATGGCGCGGCAGTCCAGCTTCGGGCTGGCGCCGCAGGCCGCGACCCTGCCCGCGGACGTGAAGGGCGCGGTTGCACCTGACTTCCAGCTCAAGTCGCTCAGCGACAGCCAGGGCAAGCCGGTAAAGCTCTCCGGCTATCGCGGCAAGGCCGTGGTGCTGAATTTCTGGGCGACGTGGTGCGGGCCGTGCAAGATCGAGATGCCGTGGTTCGCCGAGCTGCAGAAGCAATACGGGCCGCAGGGTCTCGAAGTCGTGGGCGTGGCCCAGGACGACGCCAGTGAAGACACGATCCGCCAGTTCGCCAGGGAGACAGGCGCGGATTACACCATCCTGCAAGGCGGGAACGCCATCGGCGACGCGTATGGCGCGCAGTTCCTGCCCACCACCATCTACATCGGACGCGACGGCAAGATCATCGACAAGGTGGTGGGACTGGTGAGCAAGAGCGAGATCGAAGACAATATCAAGAAGGCCTTAGCGACCAAGGGAACGGCGACACCGTGA
- a CDS encoding cytochrome c biogenesis protein CcdA, translated as MHSLPLPIAAFLAGVLSFLSPCVLPLVPGYISLISGVSVEELQAGNKSLKRKVLLHAILFVLGFSVVFIAFGAAATGIGQVLGRYKEWILYVAGVVIILFGLHLTGLLRIPFLYRDARLNSVKTEPSPAGSFLLGFAFAFGWSPCIGPILAAVLKFAADQETVARGIMLLAVYSLGLAVPFLITALAVDWFMHFYGKFRVHLHKVEVASGVLLICLGVLVFYGKFGLLNVWLNKVPIFRTLTEKFL; from the coding sequence ATGCACAGCCTGCCATTGCCGATCGCGGCCTTCCTTGCCGGAGTGCTTTCGTTCCTCTCGCCCTGCGTGTTGCCGCTGGTGCCCGGATACATCTCGCTCATCTCCGGAGTGAGCGTGGAAGAGTTGCAGGCGGGCAACAAGTCGCTGAAGCGCAAGGTGCTGCTGCACGCCATCCTCTTCGTCCTCGGATTTAGCGTGGTGTTCATCGCCTTTGGCGCGGCCGCCACCGGCATCGGACAAGTCCTCGGACGCTACAAGGAATGGATCCTCTACGTTGCCGGCGTGGTCATCATCCTTTTCGGATTGCACCTCACCGGCCTGCTGCGCATCCCCTTCCTCTATCGCGATGCCCGCCTGAACAGCGTGAAGACCGAGCCTTCGCCCGCGGGCTCGTTCCTGCTCGGCTTCGCCTTCGCCTTCGGATGGAGCCCCTGCATCGGCCCCATCCTTGCCGCCGTATTGAAGTTCGCCGCCGACCAGGAGACCGTGGCCCGGGGCATCATGCTGCTCGCCGTATACTCGCTCGGCCTCGCCGTGCCGTTCCTGATCACCGCGCTGGCCGTCGATTGGTTCATGCACTTCTACGGCAAGTTCCGCGTGCATCTGCATAAGGTCGAGGTGGCGAGCGGTGTGCTGCTTATCTGCCTCGGCGTGCTAGTGTTCTACGGCAAGTTCGGGCTGTTGAATGTGTGGCTCAACAAGGTTCCCATCTTCCGGACGCTAACGGAGAAGTTTCTGTGA
- a CDS encoding protein-disulfide reductase DsbD N-terminal domain-containing protein — MALVFGVLGGAALGGAALAAAQSLAPGVAPPSNDHFISMAPAKKLAVAAGKPAILELDFRVQRGMHVNSSAPKSEFLIPTKIRFMPPTDLMVGRVAYPAGEELALAFSPKDKLSVYSGDFRITAQVSASRSATTGPYTVHGELKYQACNDKACFPPKTLPIVFNVVVGKPQISRDAVVQSGPKSTQKNPPQSPHIHR; from the coding sequence ATGGCACTGGTTTTTGGGGTGCTCGGCGGGGCGGCGCTCGGCGGGGCGGCGCTCGCCGCCGCGCAGTCGCTCGCGCCTGGCGTCGCTCCCCCATCCAATGACCACTTCATCTCCATGGCGCCGGCGAAGAAGCTGGCCGTCGCGGCCGGCAAGCCGGCCATCCTCGAGCTCGACTTCCGCGTGCAGCGAGGGATGCACGTGAACTCGAGCGCGCCGAAGTCGGAGTTCCTTATTCCCACGAAGATCCGCTTCATGCCGCCCACCGACCTCATGGTCGGCAGAGTCGCGTATCCCGCAGGCGAAGAGCTGGCGCTCGCCTTCTCGCCCAAGGACAAGCTGAGCGTCTACTCCGGCGACTTTCGCATCACGGCGCAGGTCAGCGCGTCGCGCTCGGCGACCACGGGACCGTACACCGTCCATGGCGAGCTGAAATATCAAGCCTGCAATGACAAAGCCTGCTTCCCGCCCAAGACGCTGCCCATCGTCTTCAACGTGGTGGTGGGGAAGCCGCAGATATCGCGCGATGCTGTGGTGCAGTCGGGTCCGAAGTCCACGCAGAAGAATCCGCCGCAGAGCCCGCACATCCACCGCTAG
- a CDS encoding deoxynucleoside kinase: MANFFEPPRYIALEGPIRVGKSTLARIIAERLNAQRVTEPEDNPFLNAFYDDQPGAAFQAQFSFLIQRFEQLRALEVGPNTRKTVVADYIIEKDKLFANINLSDEELRVYDQYYKYFRSQLPTPDLVIYLQATPEVLKKRLKKKGAPGEVAISDDYIEEVSRAYEHFFFHYTSSDLLIVNTSEIDFVDRHEDLQELLRRVSEPIKGTQYFLPLGADAASA, encoded by the coding sequence ATGGCAAATTTCTTCGAGCCGCCTCGTTACATCGCGCTGGAAGGCCCCATCCGAGTCGGCAAGAGCACTTTGGCGAGGATCATCGCCGAACGGCTGAACGCGCAGCGCGTCACCGAGCCGGAAGACAATCCTTTCCTCAACGCTTTTTACGACGACCAGCCCGGTGCGGCTTTCCAGGCGCAGTTCTCGTTCCTCATCCAGCGCTTCGAGCAGTTGCGCGCGCTCGAGGTCGGACCGAACACGCGCAAGACGGTGGTCGCCGACTACATCATCGAAAAAGACAAGCTCTTCGCCAACATCAACCTCTCCGATGAAGAGCTGCGCGTTTACGACCAGTACTACAAGTACTTCCGCTCGCAGTTGCCCACGCCCGACCTGGTCATCTACCTGCAAGCCACGCCCGAGGTGCTGAAAAAGCGCCTGAAGAAGAAGGGCGCGCCCGGCGAGGTCGCCATCTCCGACGATTACATCGAAGAAGTCTCGCGCGCCTACGAGCATTTCTTCTTTCACTACACCTCGAGCGACCTGCTCATCGTGAACACCTCGGAGATCGATTTTGTCGACCGCCACGAAGACCTGCAAGAGCTGCTGCGGCGCGTCTCCGAACCGATCAAGGGGACGCAGTACTTCCTGCCGCTCGGTGCCGACGCCGCCAGCGCTTAA